One Tomitella gaofuii DNA segment encodes these proteins:
- a CDS encoding alpha/beta fold hydrolase, which yields MADHSPLTLAPHDTVITPDGIALGAWCRGEGPAVLLIGGLGMPSMVWEICGLAPALVDAGFRVIRYNARGLAPSMAPPAPYSMDDMMVDAVAVLDHYGVDHAIVVGYSMGCYTTQMLLRSHPGRVSAAVLFAGLQPTPVGEIVGEMELGLIDKYGEVPREVLVFEQLMTTLHPSLLQEPAAVGGWRDVLAHGDGGWADPEGFRGQLTASQQWITSREPKPEHLAQIQVPTLVLAFEFDLFFPPGQCAATASLIPGAKFVQIDGAGHGGLFTGPGDSAKRITKFCTAHRDDADGHHAG from the coding sequence ATGGCAGACCATTCCCCGCTCACGCTCGCCCCGCACGACACCGTGATCACCCCCGACGGCATCGCCCTGGGCGCATGGTGCCGCGGCGAGGGACCCGCCGTGCTGCTCATCGGCGGGCTCGGCATGCCGTCGATGGTGTGGGAGATCTGCGGCCTCGCGCCGGCGCTGGTCGACGCCGGCTTCCGCGTCATCCGCTACAACGCCCGCGGCCTGGCCCCGTCGATGGCCCCGCCCGCGCCGTACTCGATGGACGACATGATGGTGGACGCGGTCGCCGTGCTCGACCACTACGGCGTCGACCACGCCATCGTCGTCGGCTACTCGATGGGCTGCTACACCACGCAGATGCTGCTGCGCTCGCACCCCGGGCGCGTCTCGGCGGCCGTGCTGTTCGCCGGCCTCCAGCCCACCCCCGTCGGCGAGATCGTCGGCGAGATGGAACTGGGGTTGATCGACAAGTACGGGGAGGTCCCCCGCGAGGTGCTCGTGTTCGAGCAGCTCATGACCACGCTGCACCCCAGCCTGTTGCAGGAGCCGGCGGCCGTCGGCGGCTGGCGCGACGTGTTGGCGCACGGCGACGGCGGCTGGGCGGATCCGGAGGGGTTCCGCGGCCAGCTCACCGCCTCGCAGCAGTGGATCACCTCCCGCGAACCCAAGCCGGAGCATCTCGCGCAGATCCAGGTGCCCACGCTGGTGCTGGCGTTCGAGTTCGACCTGTTCTTCCCGCCCGGCCAGTGCGCGGCCACGGCCAGCCTGATCCCGGGCGCGAAGTTCGTGCAGATCGACGGCGCCGGCCATGGCGGGCTGTTCACCGGGCCGGGCGACAGCGCCAAGCGGATCACCAAGTTCTGCACCGCCCACCGCGACGATGCCGACGGGCACCATGCGGGCTGA
- a CDS encoding ATP-grasp domain-containing protein has product MSASDRASAAASAMSAETPKRVLVTFGRSFLSLSIARLLGSAGHTVHVADAVPFAVSRFSNRVARMHRTPRPKYEPLEWAFAIAGIVREQKIDLLVTVHEETDILAQVIMRYPDLFPDSCRLLLSDFELEHSMHNKYEYQQLLDSIGVPTLRYALVRSQEDLDALDFDFTFALKQVFSRGAQDIHKVHPDAKPRDLSFNPANPWIAQEWLSGDKYCSYSICHNGKVYADALYPVHYAIDGHSCLSYEQVEHEGIAEWIRQRVKELNFTGQVGFDFIDNPERGLFTIECNPRATSGVMLFEPEDRVDRAFLGENDEVIRPRPGVAKMLGPGMAMYGWRKSSLEGNTLRGFLRDFRRTDEVITQRDDLGPAFGVPLAVGNILAQAVRYRVNVPEAFMYENEWDGRPLPT; this is encoded by the coding sequence ATGTCCGCATCCGACCGTGCCAGCGCCGCAGCGTCCGCCATGTCGGCGGAGACGCCGAAGCGTGTACTGGTCACCTTCGGCCGCTCGTTCCTGTCGCTGTCCATCGCCCGGCTTCTCGGCTCGGCGGGGCACACGGTGCACGTGGCGGACGCGGTGCCGTTCGCGGTGAGTCGTTTTTCCAACCGCGTGGCCAGGATGCACCGCACGCCGCGGCCCAAGTACGAGCCGCTCGAGTGGGCGTTCGCGATCGCGGGGATCGTGCGCGAGCAGAAGATCGACTTGCTCGTCACGGTGCACGAGGAGACGGACATCCTCGCCCAGGTGATCATGCGCTACCCCGACTTGTTCCCGGATTCGTGCCGTCTGCTGCTGTCGGACTTCGAGCTCGAACACTCGATGCACAACAAGTACGAGTACCAGCAGCTGCTGGATTCGATCGGCGTGCCCACGCTGCGCTATGCGCTGGTGCGCAGCCAGGAGGACCTCGACGCGCTCGATTTCGACTTCACCTTCGCGCTCAAGCAGGTGTTTTCCCGGGGTGCGCAGGACATCCACAAGGTCCACCCGGACGCCAAGCCGCGCGATCTCAGCTTCAACCCGGCCAACCCGTGGATCGCGCAGGAGTGGCTCAGCGGCGACAAGTACTGCTCGTACTCGATCTGCCACAACGGCAAGGTGTACGCCGACGCGCTCTACCCGGTGCACTACGCGATCGACGGCCATTCCTGCCTGAGCTATGAGCAGGTGGAACACGAGGGCATCGCCGAGTGGATCCGCCAGCGGGTGAAGGAGCTCAACTTCACCGGCCAGGTGGGTTTCGACTTCATCGACAACCCCGAGCGCGGGCTGTTCACCATCGAATGCAACCCGCGTGCCACCAGCGGGGTGATGCTCTTCGAGCCGGAGGACCGCGTGGACCGCGCCTTCCTCGGCGAGAACGACGAGGTGATCAGGCCGCGGCCCGGGGTGGCGAAGATGCTCGGGCCGGGCATGGCCATGTACGGCTGGCGCAAGTCGTCGCTCGAGGGCAACACGCTGCGCGGCTTCCTGCGCGATTTCCGGCGCACCGACGAAGTGATCACCCAGCGCGACGACCTGGGCCCGGCGTTCGGCGTGCCGTTGGCGGTGGGCAACATCCTGGCCCAGGCAGTGCGTTACCGCGTCAACGTGCCCGAGGCGTTCATGTACGAGAACGAGTGGGACGGCCGGCCGCTGCCGACGTGA
- a CDS encoding EamA/RhaT family transporter has protein sequence MFLIGVFFASGAAVAYGVSTVLRALGARSAAIEERKTKTPGTVTEHDGPTLTSTVDTFRSREFVLGTIFLLVGFAGGAIAARFLPLFLSQTIVSANLIVTALLGAVMLENKLHTRDWVAMITVIASLLMLALSADHHAGGGEQRSFHWYLFLATAILSVIGCLAAYKLGSRGAILDGALAGVMFGIIAVGVRVLDGVNPFDPLRILMDPAAWTIALAGVVGFYVQTVALQVGHVNGVTAVLVVGETAAPGIIGVVFLNDDAKPGMAIVAFIGFIGAVVGAVLVALYSSTEADHLGELEPPSGGWSLRGRFTKRRRLAEFAQAITGDIPILRRFEAQRPAAPPPAAAESADPAPDASGAPGAATDDAQPETGTADGRTDAPPDTDASQSDSGPDADKPAEPHRSSRH, from the coding sequence TTGTTCCTGATCGGCGTGTTCTTCGCCAGCGGCGCGGCAGTGGCATACGGCGTGTCCACCGTGCTGCGCGCGCTGGGGGCGCGTTCCGCGGCGATCGAGGAGCGCAAGACCAAGACCCCGGGCACGGTCACCGAACACGACGGCCCCACCCTGACGTCCACCGTGGACACCTTCCGCAGCAGGGAGTTCGTGCTCGGCACCATCTTCCTCCTGGTCGGCTTCGCGGGGGGCGCGATCGCCGCGCGGTTCCTCCCGCTGTTCCTGTCGCAGACGATCGTGTCCGCCAACCTCATCGTCACGGCCCTGCTCGGCGCGGTGATGCTGGAGAACAAGCTGCACACGCGCGACTGGGTCGCGATGATCACCGTCATCGCGTCGCTGCTCATGCTCGCGCTGTCGGCCGATCACCACGCCGGCGGCGGCGAGCAGCGCAGCTTCCACTGGTACCTGTTCCTCGCCACGGCGATCCTCAGCGTCATCGGCTGCCTCGCCGCCTACAAGCTGGGCAGCCGCGGCGCCATCCTGGACGGGGCGCTGGCGGGTGTCATGTTCGGCATCATCGCCGTCGGCGTGCGCGTGCTCGACGGCGTGAACCCGTTCGATCCGCTGCGCATCCTCATGGACCCGGCCGCGTGGACCATCGCGCTGGCCGGCGTCGTCGGCTTCTACGTGCAGACGGTGGCGCTGCAGGTGGGCCACGTCAACGGGGTCACCGCCGTGCTCGTCGTGGGGGAGACCGCCGCGCCCGGCATCATCGGCGTCGTCTTCCTCAACGACGACGCGAAGCCCGGCATGGCGATCGTCGCCTTCATCGGATTCATCGGCGCCGTCGTGGGCGCGGTGCTGGTGGCGCTGTACAGCTCCACCGAGGCCGACCATCTGGGCGAGCTCGAGCCGCCCTCCGGCGGCTGGAGCCTGCGGGGCCGCTTCACCAAGCGGCGCAGGCTGGCCGAGTTCGCGCAGGCGATCACCGGCGACATCCCGATCCTGCGCCGGTTCGAGGCACAGCGCCCGGCCGCGCCGCCGCCCGCCGCGGCCGAGTCGGCCGACCCTGCACCCGACGCGTCAGGCGCGCCGGGTGCTGCGACCGACGACGCGCAGCCGGAGACCGGCACGGCCGACGGCCGGACGGACGCACCGCCCGATACCGACGCGTCCCAGTCGGACAGCGGCCCCGACGCCGACAAGCCCGCCGAACCCCATCGCAGTTCGCGTCACTGA
- the pepN gene encoding aminopeptidase N, which produces MSEPTTANLTRDETAARSAQVTVHGYRVELDVTGAPDAAVDGFPTAVTVELEADGDTWLDFLGASVEAVRIDGAAVPVEYDGARIALRNLHGRSSVRVEATGRYSRSGEGLHRFVDPADGATYLYTQYEPADCRRVFACFEQPDMKAPFVFEITAPEGWEVISNREAATTEPAAAEHAGPGAVRVEFAPTLPIPTYITAVVAGPYHRVSGEWSRPSAGPDGGTLTVPLGVLCRRSLAEHLDADAILAVTRQGLDFFHDAFDYPYPWGKYDQVFVPEYNLGAMENPGCVTFTEKYVFRGDATRAQYEARATTILHEMAHMWFGDLVTMRWWDDLWLKESFADYMGTLACAEATEFTEAWVAFAERRKAWAYRQDQLPTTHPIVADIVDLEAAKLNFDGITYAKGAAVLKQLVAYVGREAFLDGARRYFRAHEYGNTTLTDLLAELSAASGRDLDAWARAWLQTTGVATLTLEQDEPGGETVAAQSDTRPHRFGAGRYEYDGDALVCVGRADVELSGTPQNAPVRLAAAPLIVLNDDDLTYAKTRLDAQSLATVEAGLSRVADPLARGQIWSALWNAVRDGDLDPARYLAVVARHARGETNTALLASALANADDAVNRYVPAADRAHRRAAWLETAWSAVQAGGGLPWARALAGAASVADGRAPGIRALLDGSGPVPAGLRLDQDLRWSLWTALAATGHAGAAELGAELAADDTASGRTAHLRALAARPDAGVKRDARRRILDDVTLTNDQVDALIAGFRAGRRRDLLAEYDDAYFAGLTGVWRGRSIEIARRIVLGLFPAGESTDAVDGWLAAHPDAPGALRRLVIEQGDHLARALRVRATWG; this is translated from the coding sequence ATGAGCGAACCGACCACGGCCAATCTGACCCGCGACGAGACGGCGGCCCGGTCCGCACAGGTCACCGTGCACGGCTACCGCGTCGAGCTCGACGTCACCGGCGCACCGGATGCGGCCGTCGACGGGTTCCCCACCGCGGTCACCGTGGAGCTGGAGGCGGACGGGGATACGTGGCTGGATTTCCTCGGTGCGTCGGTCGAGGCGGTGCGGATCGACGGCGCCGCGGTGCCGGTGGAGTACGACGGGGCGCGCATCGCGCTGCGGAATCTGCACGGGCGCAGCTCGGTGCGCGTCGAGGCGACCGGCCGCTACAGCCGCTCCGGCGAGGGGTTGCACCGGTTCGTCGACCCCGCCGACGGCGCAACGTACCTGTACACCCAGTACGAGCCGGCCGACTGCCGCCGCGTGTTCGCCTGCTTCGAACAGCCGGACATGAAGGCGCCGTTCGTCTTCGAGATCACCGCGCCCGAGGGGTGGGAGGTGATCTCCAACCGGGAGGCGGCCACGACGGAGCCCGCCGCTGCGGAACACGCGGGTCCGGGCGCGGTGCGGGTGGAGTTCGCGCCCACCCTGCCGATCCCCACCTACATCACCGCGGTCGTCGCAGGCCCGTACCACCGCGTATCCGGCGAGTGGAGCAGGCCCAGCGCGGGACCCGACGGGGGAACCCTCACCGTGCCGCTGGGCGTGCTGTGCCGACGGTCGCTGGCCGAGCACCTGGACGCCGACGCGATCCTCGCGGTGACGCGCCAAGGGCTCGATTTTTTCCACGACGCGTTCGACTATCCGTACCCGTGGGGCAAGTACGACCAGGTGTTCGTGCCCGAATACAACCTGGGCGCCATGGAGAATCCCGGCTGCGTCACCTTCACCGAGAAGTACGTCTTCCGCGGGGACGCCACCCGCGCACAGTACGAGGCGCGGGCGACGACGATCCTGCACGAGATGGCGCACATGTGGTTCGGCGATCTGGTGACCATGCGCTGGTGGGACGATCTGTGGCTCAAGGAGTCGTTCGCCGACTACATGGGCACGCTCGCGTGCGCGGAGGCCACGGAGTTCACCGAGGCGTGGGTGGCGTTCGCGGAACGGCGCAAGGCGTGGGCGTATCGGCAGGACCAGCTGCCCACCACGCATCCCATCGTCGCCGACATCGTCGACCTGGAGGCTGCGAAGCTCAACTTCGACGGCATCACCTACGCCAAAGGCGCCGCGGTGCTCAAGCAGCTCGTCGCCTACGTGGGCCGCGAGGCGTTCCTCGACGGTGCGCGCCGCTACTTCCGGGCGCACGAGTACGGCAATACGACGCTGACCGACCTGCTGGCGGAGCTGTCCGCCGCGTCCGGCCGTGACCTGGACGCGTGGGCGCGGGCCTGGCTGCAGACGACCGGGGTCGCCACGCTCACCCTCGAGCAGGACGAACCCGGTGGGGAAACGGTGGCGGCGCAGTCCGATACCCGCCCGCACCGCTTCGGCGCCGGCCGGTACGAGTACGACGGAGACGCGCTCGTGTGCGTCGGGCGGGCGGACGTCGAGTTGTCCGGTACGCCGCAGAATGCGCCCGTCCGGCTCGCGGCGGCCCCGCTGATCGTGCTCAACGACGACGATCTCACCTACGCCAAGACCCGCCTCGACGCGCAGTCGCTGGCCACCGTCGAGGCCGGGCTCAGCCGGGTCGCCGACCCGCTTGCACGCGGCCAGATCTGGTCGGCGCTGTGGAACGCGGTGCGCGACGGCGATCTGGACCCCGCGCGCTACCTGGCCGTCGTTGCGCGGCACGCCCGGGGTGAGACGAACACCGCGCTGCTCGCCTCGGCCCTGGCCAACGCGGACGACGCGGTGAACCGGTACGTGCCCGCGGCCGACCGCGCGCACCGCCGCGCCGCATGGCTGGAGACGGCCTGGTCGGCGGTGCAGGCCGGCGGCGGGCTCCCGTGGGCGCGCGCACTCGCGGGCGCGGCGTCCGTGGCCGACGGCCGGGCTCCCGGGATCCGCGCGCTGCTCGACGGCTCCGGCCCGGTTCCGGCGGGCCTGCGCCTGGACCAGGATCTGCGCTGGTCGCTGTGGACGGCGCTGGCCGCGACCGGACACGCGGGGGCCGCCGAGCTGGGCGCGGAGCTCGCCGCGGACGATACGGCCAGCGGCCGCACCGCCCACCTGCGCGCCCTGGCGGCGCGACCCGACGCGGGGGTGAAGCGGGACGCGCGCCGGCGGATCCTCGACGACGTCACGCTCACCAACGACCAGGTCGACGCGCTCATCGCCGGATTCCGTGCGGGCCGCCGCCGGGACCTCCTCGCGGAGTACGACGACGCCTACTTCGCGGGTCTGACGGGGGTGTGGCGCGGGCGCAGCATCGAGATCGCGCGCCGCATCGTGCTGGGCCTGTTCCCGGCGGGCGAGTCGACGGACGCCGTGGACGGGTGGCTCGCCGCGCATCCGGACGCGCCGGGTGCCCTGCGCAGGCTCGTGATCGAGCAGGGCGACCACCTGGCGCGCGCCCTCCGTGTGCGGGCGACCTGGGGGTAG
- a CDS encoding serine hydrolase has translation MTAVALAATGMAVPAAAAPAPASAAPAESIAAQGSLQWQPARDRAGRVLQIIGSDAPVDPVEVLAMSAPSLAAELYPQSLASALTAWQASGPFTVTGIEDEGPTAVTHLETVRGVPATLTVHVGPVGLIDGITMLPDVPEPAGFEEVDDAVAAVGARVSMLAADADLNAADPGAQCSAVFASGADEVMPLGSIFKLYVLGALGDAVEAGEIGWDDTLTITDDVKSLPSGELQNLPSGSTVTVREAAEKMISISDNTAADMLIHAVGRDRVEAAVRSMGDGHPAALTPFPTTREMFIIGWGPDPSLRQRWADAADLPDAAAAEAERRAVLAEADTRSLDDVDLQQLMRTPLSPRDIGWFASAQDVCRAHVALQRLAAGDDAAAPIRGILAENPGVQNVDGLRYVAYKGGSTPGKLAGSWLVTGADGASHVLVFQMASDEPIGVIEQNYVFGLMEQALGMFG, from the coding sequence CGGTGCCCGCCGCTGCGGCACCGGCACCGGCATCCGCCGCGCCCGCCGAGTCGATCGCGGCGCAGGGCTCGCTGCAGTGGCAGCCGGCGCGCGACCGCGCCGGTCGGGTCCTGCAGATCATCGGTTCCGATGCGCCCGTCGACCCGGTCGAGGTGCTGGCCATGTCCGCGCCGTCGCTCGCCGCGGAGCTCTATCCGCAGTCGTTGGCGTCGGCGCTCACCGCCTGGCAGGCCAGCGGCCCCTTCACGGTGACGGGCATCGAGGACGAGGGGCCCACGGCGGTGACGCACCTCGAGACGGTGCGCGGGGTGCCGGCGACGCTCACGGTGCACGTCGGCCCGGTCGGCCTCATCGACGGCATCACGATGCTGCCGGACGTACCGGAGCCCGCCGGCTTCGAAGAGGTCGATGACGCGGTCGCCGCCGTCGGTGCACGGGTGTCGATGCTCGCGGCCGACGCGGACCTCAACGCCGCCGACCCAGGCGCGCAGTGCAGCGCCGTGTTCGCGTCGGGCGCGGACGAGGTGATGCCGCTGGGCTCGATCTTCAAGCTCTACGTGCTCGGTGCGCTGGGCGATGCGGTGGAGGCCGGCGAGATCGGGTGGGACGACACGCTCACGATCACCGACGACGTCAAGTCCCTGCCGTCCGGCGAGCTGCAGAACCTGCCGTCCGGGTCGACGGTGACGGTGCGCGAGGCCGCCGAGAAGATGATCTCCATCAGCGACAACACCGCGGCCGACATGCTCATCCACGCAGTGGGCCGCGACAGGGTGGAGGCGGCCGTGCGCTCGATGGGCGACGGGCACCCCGCGGCGCTGACGCCGTTCCCGACGACGCGCGAGATGTTCATCATCGGGTGGGGCCCGGATCCGTCGTTGCGGCAGCGGTGGGCCGATGCCGCCGATCTGCCTGACGCGGCCGCGGCCGAGGCGGAGCGCCGCGCGGTGCTCGCTGAGGCGGACACCCGGTCGCTCGACGACGTGGACCTGCAGCAGCTCATGCGCACGCCGCTGAGTCCGCGCGACATCGGGTGGTTCGCCTCCGCGCAGGACGTGTGCCGCGCGCACGTGGCGCTGCAGCGATTGGCCGCCGGTGACGATGCGGCCGCGCCGATCCGCGGCATCCTCGCCGAGAACCCGGGCGTGCAGAACGTCGACGGGCTGCGGTACGTCGCCTACAAGGGCGGCAGCACGCCCGGCAAGCTCGCCGGAAGCTGGCTGGTCACCGGCGCCGACGGCGCGTCGCATGTACTGGTGTTCCAGATGGCGTCCGACGAGCCGATCGGGGTCATCGAGCAGAACTACGTCTTCGGTCTGATGGAGCAGGCGCTGGGGATGTTCGGGTAG